The Acidobacteriota bacterium DNA segment CCATCAAGGAAGTGAAGTTCCGCATCAATGTGGACGAGCACGATTACGAGTTCAAAAAGAATCACGTACTGCGCTTCCTCGAACAGGGCGACAAAGTAAAGGCCACTATCTTCTTCCGCGGCCGCGAAATGACCCACACCAATTTGGGACGCCAGATTCTAGAGCGCCTGTTGAAAGAAGTTGGCGAACGCGCGGTAGTCGAGTTCCGTCCGCGAATGGAGGGAAACACGCTGCACGCCATCCTTGCGCCTCCGAAGAAAGTCGAAGGCAAGAAGCAGCAGCCTCCACCAAGGCCGCAGCAAGGCAATCCACCGGCGACGCAACAGGCCTGAGAAGAATCGGGTGATCGGGCCATCGGGTGATCGGGTGAAGTAAGAACCTCCGTGAATCACCATGTCGAAGCTGTTGTCCAGTAGTTTAGGACCTTAGAATCTTCCCGATGAAATCTCCGGAGCGATTATTCGTACTTTTTATGTGCCTTCTCGCGTTCGCTGCCGGGAAGCAAGAGCCCCGCGTCGACGCCGCTCCTCTTACAGGAGCATGGCTGCAAACAGACCTGAGATGGGAGAAAGCTCCTGCAACTATCAATCCTCGCTTGCAAAACAGCCAAGCCACGATCCTGTATTTCGATGCAGACCACACTTTCGCGATGCTCGTTTGCGTTGTGAATCGAATCCCGGGAGAGTACACGACGATCAGCCACGGTGATGGCCTGGCTCTGTGGCGTGGACAGTGGATTGCAGACCGAAGAGGAATCGCGATCTGGTATAAGTTCGTGC contains these protein-coding regions:
- the infC gene encoding translation initiation factor IF-3, with protein sequence IKEVKFRINVDEHDYEFKKNHVLRFLEQGDKVKATIFFRGREMTHTNLGRQILERLLKEVGERAVVEFRPRMEGNTLHAILAPPKKVEGKKQQPPPRPQQGNPPATQQA